CCGATATTCAAGCGATTATCGCTCTCGTGGTTATCGCGAAAACGATGATCGTTCTGAATATAGTTCCCCCCGAAGGGAAACCTTTTCGCGGGATAGCCGATTTGCCGGCTATGGGTCGCAAAATGATTCATCGAGAACCAGGAGCACGACAGGTATCCATCGCGGCAAGGGACCAAAGGGATACACACGAAGCGATGATCGCATCAAAGAGGATGTGTCTGACGCATTGATGGAAGACTCTGAGCTCGATGCGTCCGACATAGAGGTTTCCGTGAAAAAAGGCGAAGTGACCTTACAAGGACAAGTGTCGAACCGTCAGGAAAAGCGACGGGCAGAAGACTGTGTGGAGGCGTGTGCCGGCGTCACCGATGTCCAAAACAATATCAGAATCCGGTCGGCGACAGCTCCGTCCGGGAAGTCAGCTTGATTTACAAACCCGAGACTCGCGGCTGCAACAATGTGGCCGGAGAAGAGAGCTCATGGAGCTCAACGCGCAAGCGCGTACCATTTTCAACAAGGAGGATACAATGCCACGCAATACACCAGAGCGCGACGAGCAAGGCCGCTTTGTAAGTGATGATGACCGCAGCAGAAGCAGCGGTCGCCGTTATGCAGAAAGCCGACGCGACGACGATAATCGTAGGTCAGGTCGTTACGATGACGATGACCGCGGTCATGGCGGATGGTTTGGCGACTCCCGCGGACATGCCGAAGCCGCGCGACGCGGTTGGGATGAGCGTCGTGATGACAGGGATAGTGATGACCGGCGTCGTTATTCTTCCCGCAGCGACGACGACGACCGTCGATCGGGTCGGCATGATGATAACGACCGCGGTCGGGGATGGTACGGGGATTCCCGTGGCCATGCCGAAGCCGCGCGGCGCGGTTGGGATGAACGCCGTGACGATGATCGCACTTACCGCAGTTCATCCCGCGATGACGAAGGTCGCTATTCCAGCCGTGACGATGACCGTTATTCAAATCGGGATGACGAGCGCCGTTACTCCAGTCGTGATGACGACCGCAGTTCCGGCGGACGCAGCCATGGTGGCTGGTTCGGAGATCCGCAAGGACATTCCGAAGCCTCGCGTCGCGGCTGGGACGAGCGCCGCGATAGTGATTACGATGATCGCCGTCGTCGCTAATAAATACAATAATGAATGGAGCGGCTTTCGAGCCGCTCCAAACCTACGAAGGAGGCTGCATCAAATGGGTCAGGAAAAACTTGATTTGATCGCCGAAAAAGCGCGTCTCAGGCATCTGAAAGCCCGGAATCTTTTGATTTTAGAAGCTGCAATAGCGGCATTGTTAGATACCGAAACGCCGCACGAAGCAGCCGCAATATTACGAGAGCATGCAGATATGTTGGTTCTATACTTGTAAAAATATTCGGTGACAGGACTAAATTAACATCGTAATTGCCTCAGAAATCACACAAAATTCCCGCTTTTGAAGCAGCGGTTTTGAATGCATATTTTGCGCTTTGTGTGCTGGCGATATCATGACTACATAAAAGGCAGGCCTTGAGAGCTGATCCTAAACTATGCAGTTCGAACTTATTCCATTGAGATAATAAAATATTCTCAGCGTCGGCGACCGTCATGACTGTCCTCGTTATTCCATCGGCTATTTCGATAACGATCACCTCATCCCAGTGAACTTGCTCCATAACGGTCTCCTCGTTCACGAAAGAACCGCTCATCGTGCCGAAAGTTCCACTTTTTCTCGACGTCATCGCCAAGAGCCGATCAACTCATCCGTTCGGACCAATTCCCGCTGTTCACTAAACCGCTCGTGGCATAGCGCAATGACGGCATCGTGAGCCTGATCAGAGACACTGCATACGGCATCGGAAACCAGTATTGTTCGATAACCCAGATCGACGGCTCCAAGTAGAGCTGCAAGAACGCAGAGGTCGGTCTCTGCGCCACTAATTATCACAGTATGAATATTCCTAGTATTCAAGTGGCGCTGCAGCAAGCCCTCAGTCCACGGTGAATAAACCCTCTTGTCGAGCACAACGGCCGGCGGCGAAAATTGCTGCAACGGTTCTATAACTCGGATAAGAACTGGATCGATGCGATCCAACGTCAGCATTTCCCATTTTCGATAATAACGTTTCCACATTCCGAAGGTGGCCTCCGGCGTTTTAGGCGGAATAAAACGGGTAAAAACCGTTCTTGCAGGCTGGCGAGAGCAAATTTCCACGATGTTGGGCAATATGGTCTCGGTCCAAGGCACGTGCCAAGGCGACGAGGGCCCGAAAAGATTTTGCGTATCTATACAAAGATGTATGCAGCAGTCTCCCAAATCACCCCGTGTAAGCCCGGTTTTAAAAGGCATGTTACCCCTTCTCTGGTTTTCCTGATCGTAACGATAGTCGAACTTACATAAAAAAACCCATCCGGCCGATTGCGCAGTACACGATGTCTATGGACGGCTGAAGGCTGGCTCTCGCACCGTGACGTTGGCTGGGCGTTGAATTTCAACATGATAGCCCAGCTCGTCACATGGCGCAGAAGCAAGCCGAATGCGCTTTTACACCATTCGGACCGTGGGAGCCGCGCAATAACCACCATACCAGATGTAGTTATTAAAGACGAATAATGAACCGAATAAAATATTATTTTAGATAACCCAGAACATCAAATAGAACCTGGAAATCGATAAATTACGTTGCTGTTCGAAAGTTTAAACGGTTCTGAAATCGCGGGAGAGTTTTGACATGCGATATCTGGTTCCACATACAAGGAACCAAATTAATTCGTGTTGGTTTTCAAAGAAGCACTATTAAGCGGCCCGATAACATCTGCGATTGTCAGACTTATTGCGCTAGCTTTAATCCTATCGGGCTGCCTCGATCATAGGAATTATCAGATGGCTGAATTATTATTCTGGATTGTCCTCGCTGGCTTGCCTGTTCTGTTAGTATGCGGTTTCGCATAGGCACATTACCTGAAGAAAACCGGTGGCACGACCTCTGAAGAAGATGGCGCGTGATATTGCGTGTCTGCTTCTTTACAAGCTAAATGGAAACTAAATTGGATAGCACACTTAA
The sequence above is drawn from the Ochrobactrum vermis genome and encodes:
- a CDS encoding BON domain-containing protein, encoding MPGRYQNEDRDDYYNESYRDRDRDRDRDYEGRGSGDRDQDDRYSSDYRSRGYRENDDRSEYSSPRRETFSRDSRFAGYGSQNDSSRTRSTTGIHRGKGPKGYTRSDDRIKEDVSDALMEDSELDASDIEVSVKKGEVTLQGQVSNRQEKRRAEDCVEACAGVTDVQNNIRIRSATAPSGKSA
- a CDS encoding DUF982 domain-containing protein; amino-acid sequence: MEQVHWDEVIVIEIADGITRTVMTVADAENILLSQWNKFELHSLGSALKACLLCSHDIASTQSAKYAFKTAASKAGILCDF
- a CDS encoding cysteine hydrolase family protein, coding for MPFKTGLTRGDLGDCCIHLCIDTQNLFGPSSPWHVPWTETILPNIVEICSRQPARTVFTRFIPPKTPEATFGMWKRYYRKWEMLTLDRIDPVLIRVIEPLQQFSPPAVVLDKRVYSPWTEGLLQRHLNTRNIHTVIISGAETDLCVLAALLGAVDLGYRTILVSDAVCSVSDQAHDAVIALCHERFSEQRELVRTDELIGSWR